GGCGGGTTGGATCCAGCCCGTCTGGCAACCGCTTGCCGCGGCCACCATTTTCGTATCGTCCAGCCACTACGAAGGATTCCCGTCGGCGCTGATGGAAGCGATGGCGGCGGGCGTCCCAAGCGTTAGCGTGGATTGCCCCAGCGGGCCCCGCCAAATCATCTGCGACACCCTGAACGGGTTATTGGTGCCCAATGACTTGGCCGGAATCACGGCTGGAATCGAGCGAATGATTGTGGACTCGACCATGCGTGAAGAAATCGGCGAGGCCGGCCGCGACGTCCTGACCCACTTCGGCTGGCCCACGATGGTCGACCACTACGAACGCGTGCTGGCGGAAGAATCAGGACGCTAACGAGTCTGGCCGGCTTGCGTTAGAATAATAGAGTCGGCGTTATGACACATTGCTGACAGAACTGACCGCTTCGAACCGCTGCGCAGGATTTTGAAATTGACCGTGACGCCACGCTACCTTGTCATTCCCAAAGCGATCGCGGCCTGCACCGTGCTGTTGCTTGCCCATGCCTTGACGGCCAATGTCGTGACGGCTGGAAATGCCATGACGGTGACGACTCAATCGGGCGAGTCGTTCGGCGGCGACTTTGCTGGCATCGGTGACGATTCGATGTTGATCATCGTCGATGGTGCCGAACGCGCGATTCCGTTTAGCGAACTGCAAAGCTTGACGCCCGACGACGTGGCATCCGAAACCGGTCCGGCGTTTCGAGTCACGTTGGTCGATGGTTCCCGGATCGCCGCTCAGGATATTTCGCTTGACGAGTCCGGCGTTGTGATCGAGCCGCGCCGGCAACGGACCATTCGAGCCGACTTGCGGAAGGTCAAAGCGATCCGGTTCCGTGCTTCCGCAACGACAACAGATGCCCAGTGGTTGGGACTGCTTGAAAAAGAGTCTCGCGGTGACGTGATGGTGATTCGACGCCCGGGCGACAAACTGGATCCGACATCAGGCATCGTAGAGGCGATCGCAGATGCGAAGGTGACGTTTAACTTGGACGGTGACACGGTGGCGGCGCCGATGGACAAACTTGAAGGCGTCATCTTCGGGTCCACTGCCAGCGTTTCCGATGATGCCGAAATTCGGATCGTTGACGTTTACGGTTCACAGTGGTCGGTCCAATCATTGTCGCCCAGCGAGCCCGGTCAACCGCTGAAGTTGACGTTGTCATCGGGACTGCAACACGAGCTTCCACTCGGCCAGATCGCGTCGATGAAACTTAGCAGCGGCATGATGATGCTGGCCACCGAGAAGCCGGCTGCGGCTTCGATGACGACCTACATTGAAACCAACGTCGACGCAGGTTTGATCGATGCGTTTTTGGGTCCAGCCGCGTCCGGCGATGCTGACTTGGCGATCAACGGCGGCGGCAAAATCGAGTACCGAGTGGCCGAAGGATTCGAAACGATCAGCGGAACGGTTGTCCGTTCGAACAAGACAAAGATTGCCAGCGGTGTGACGGTACGAGTCACGCTTGATGGCAAAACCGTTTGGGAAGAATCGCTGACTGATACCGAGCCGCGTGGTTTCGAAATCCCGATCGCGTCGGCACGCCGAGTTGCGATCGAAGTGGACTGTCAAGACGACGGCGACTTGGGTGACATGGTCACAATTCTGAGACCGCGGCTGTTGAAGTAACCGGAGTTTGGTTTTGCGAGTGTGTAGAAAGCGTAGGTCGTGGGTACTCCGTCTTGGGAATCTGTATTTGATGACAATGATTGCTCGTTGCGTCGCGTCGGCGATGACGTTGATCGCCTGTATCGTGACACACGCCGAAGGACCGGTCCAGATTCCGGCCTCGTTGCAGGCGGCCGAACAGTCTCGCATTGATGCGATCGCGCGAGCGATGCCTTCGGCGGTCTGCGTCTTTGTGCCGGGCGGAGGCGGAGGTGGCAGCGGCATGCTGATCTCGCCCGACGGTTTCGCGCTGACCAACTTTCACGTCACCAGTCCAGCCGGCACGTTCATGCGATGCGGGCTATCGGACGGCAATGTTTACGACGCCGTGATTGTCGGCATCGACCCGGTCGGCGACTTGGCAATGATCCGCTTGATCGGACTGGACGGCAAAACCAAGAATGACTTCCCCGTTGCGACATTCGGCAGCAGCCGGACCGCCCAACCAGGCGACTGGTGCATGGTGATCGGCAATCCGTTCTTGTTGGCAACCAACCTGCAACCCACGGTGACTTACGGCATCCTCAGCGGCGTCGGCCGGTATCAGTATCCGTCGGGAACACTGCTTGAATACGGCGATTGTTTGCAAACCGATGCATCGATCAATCCCGGCAACTCAGGCGGACCGATCTATGACGCCGAAGGCAAACTGCTGGGTATCGTCGGACGCTGCTCGTTCGAAAAACGCGGCCGAGTCAACGTCGGTGTCGGCTATGCGATCTCGATCAATCAAGCTGAAAATTTCCTAGGTGTGCTGCGGTCCGGGCGCATCGTCGACCATGCGACATTAGGTGCGACGGTTGCCACGGATCCCGACGGCGGCGTTCGAGTCACCAACATCTTGGAATCCAGCGACGCCTACCGTCGCGGTTTGCGATACGGTGCCGAGATTCTTGAAATTGACGGCCGAGTGGTTCAAACCGCCAACGATTTGCAGAACGTGCTGGCAACTTTCCCGGCCGGCTGGCGAATCCCGATTCGCTTTCGCATCGACGGCAACAGTCGCGACACGCTAGTACGACTTGCAAGCGTCCACGGGCCGGACGAATTGCTTGAAAAGATGGCCGGTGCCTTGCCGCCGCCACCGCCTCGCGAAGAACCAAAGCCAGAGGACAATGAGGACAACGAAGGCGATGATAGCGACGGCGAACAAGAATCGGCACCGGAGGACCAAGAGCCGGATTCGCCGCACGGCAAGAGCCCGATTCCCAAGTCGGTGACGGACCAGTTGATCGAGCGAAAGGGTTATGCGAACTACCATTTCAACGAACGAGAACAAGACGACTTCATCGCCGAAGTGCGGAACCAATACCCGGCACAAGAATCCAGCGAAAGCAATGAACCGACCGGATGGATCATCGAGGGTGAAACGGCCGATGGAGACGCGAGTCCGGTGATGATCCGCGTCACATCTGGCAAGATGGCAATGATCGTTGGTGAACGCCCGGTCCAGATCGAAACCAAAGGTGAACTCTACGAAGCCGTCACGCGTCGATCGCCTGTCGGAATGTTAGCGGCATTGGATGCTTGGCGACGCATGCTGGCGACGGGACCAAAGCAGTTCGGCGAAACGTTTTACTGGGGCACCATGCCGCTAGGTGGCCAGCGGCCCTTGCGAGACTGTGTCGTGGGCATCGACGGTGAGATGGAAACACGGTGGCTGTCGCACCCTGATTCTCATGCACTCGAAGCCGTCGAAGTCTTTGCCGATCGCGACGAAGACCCAGCCGAACTTTGGCTGTTGCGTGATGGTGCTGACGCCAAAGCGATGCCCACGTTCTTGGATCTGCGATACGGCACTGAATCGCTGTTGAAGGTGAAAGTGAAGTCGTGGAAGTTAGTCCCCGAATCGGAACTGGACGCCGAAAACCAATGATGAACATTCAAAAACTAGCCGTGCTGGTTGTTGCGTGCGCGGCAATGAATCTCGCAGCGATGAACATCACAGCGGCACAAGACTCACTTGCCCCGTCGTCTCGTGATGCCCAG
The DNA window shown above is from Rubripirellula reticaptiva and carries:
- a CDS encoding NPCBM/NEW2 domain-containing protein, yielding MTPRYLVIPKAIAACTVLLLAHALTANVVTAGNAMTVTTQSGESFGGDFAGIGDDSMLIIVDGAERAIPFSELQSLTPDDVASETGPAFRVTLVDGSRIAAQDISLDESGVVIEPRRQRTIRADLRKVKAIRFRASATTTDAQWLGLLEKESRGDVMVIRRPGDKLDPTSGIVEAIADAKVTFNLDGDTVAAPMDKLEGVIFGSTASVSDDAEIRIVDVYGSQWSVQSLSPSEPGQPLKLTLSSGLQHELPLGQIASMKLSSGMMMLATEKPAAASMTTYIETNVDAGLIDAFLGPAASGDADLAINGGGKIEYRVAEGFETISGTVVRSNKTKIASGVTVRVTLDGKTVWEESLTDTEPRGFEIPIASARRVAIEVDCQDDGDLGDMVTILRPRLLK
- a CDS encoding S1C family serine protease; translated protein: MIARCVASAMTLIACIVTHAEGPVQIPASLQAAEQSRIDAIARAMPSAVCVFVPGGGGGGSGMLISPDGFALTNFHVTSPAGTFMRCGLSDGNVYDAVIVGIDPVGDLAMIRLIGLDGKTKNDFPVATFGSSRTAQPGDWCMVIGNPFLLATNLQPTVTYGILSGVGRYQYPSGTLLEYGDCLQTDASINPGNSGGPIYDAEGKLLGIVGRCSFEKRGRVNVGVGYAISINQAENFLGVLRSGRIVDHATLGATVATDPDGGVRVTNILESSDAYRRGLRYGAEILEIDGRVVQTANDLQNVLATFPAGWRIPIRFRIDGNSRDTLVRLASVHGPDELLEKMAGALPPPPPREEPKPEDNEDNEGDDSDGEQESAPEDQEPDSPHGKSPIPKSVTDQLIERKGYANYHFNEREQDDFIAEVRNQYPAQESSESNEPTGWIIEGETADGDASPVMIRVTSGKMAMIVGERPVQIETKGELYEAVTRRSPVGMLAALDAWRRMLATGPKQFGETFYWGTMPLGGQRPLRDCVVGIDGEMETRWLSHPDSHALEAVEVFADRDEDPAELWLLRDGADAKAMPTFLDLRYGTESLLKVKVKSWKLVPESELDAENQ